One Rhizobiales bacterium GAS188 DNA window includes the following coding sequences:
- a CDS encoding glutamate N-acetyltransferase — protein MSTTISPLAPNSYPDLPEIAGVRFATAAAGIRYKGRTDVLLAVMDKGTQAAGVFTRSKCPSAPVDWCRAKLKGGKARALVVNSGNANAFTGRSGREAVKLTASLAAKATGAPSSEIFLASTGVIGEPLDARKFEGVLGALAAKAKPGAMLDAAKAIMTTDTFPKVATAQAKLGDLSVTINGIAKGAGMIAPDMGTMLSFLFTDAPIAAPILQTMLARAADTSMNAMTVDGDTSTSDTLMIFATGAAGKRGAAPIGSAADARLRPFRAALNAVLENLAKQVARDGEGARKFVEVNVTGAVSARSAKRIARSIAESPLVKTAVAGEDANWGRVVMAVGKAGEPADRDRLSIAFNGIRVARKGERDPTYDEAKVSATMKQEEITIDVDLGLGKGRSRMWTCDLTKAYVEINGDYRS, from the coding sequence ATGTCCACGACCATCTCGCCGCTCGCGCCCAATTCCTACCCCGACCTGCCCGAGATCGCGGGCGTGCGCTTCGCCACCGCCGCGGCCGGCATCCGCTATAAGGGGCGCACCGACGTCCTGCTCGCCGTCATGGACAAGGGGACGCAGGCGGCCGGCGTCTTCACGCGCTCGAAATGCCCCTCGGCGCCCGTCGACTGGTGCCGGGCGAAGCTCAAGGGCGGCAAGGCCCGCGCCCTCGTCGTCAATTCCGGCAACGCCAATGCCTTCACGGGCCGCAGCGGCCGCGAAGCCGTCAAGCTCACCGCGAGCCTCGCCGCCAAGGCGACCGGCGCGCCGTCGTCCGAGATCTTCCTGGCTTCGACCGGGGTGATCGGCGAGCCGCTCGATGCCAGGAAATTCGAAGGCGTCCTCGGCGCCCTCGCCGCCAAGGCGAAGCCCGGCGCCATGCTCGATGCCGCCAAGGCGATCATGACCACCGACACCTTTCCCAAGGTCGCGACCGCGCAGGCCAAGCTCGGCGATCTCTCCGTGACCATCAACGGCATCGCCAAGGGCGCCGGCATGATCGCGCCCGATATGGGCACGATGCTGTCCTTCCTGTTCACCGACGCGCCGATCGCCGCGCCGATACTGCAAACGATGCTGGCGCGCGCCGCCGACACCTCGATGAACGCCATGACGGTCGACGGCGACACCTCGACCTCGGACACCTTGATGATCTTCGCGACGGGTGCCGCGGGCAAGCGCGGCGCGGCGCCGATCGGCAGCGCCGCCGATGCGCGGCTGCGGCCCTTCCGGGCGGCGCTCAACGCCGTGCTCGAGAACCTCGCAAAGCAGGTGGCGCGAGACGGCGAAGGGGCGCGCAAATTCGTTGAGGTGAATGTGACGGGCGCGGTCTCGGCACGCTCGGCCAAGCGGATCGCCCGCTCCATCGCCGAATCGCCCCTGGTCAAGACCGCGGTCGCCGGCGAGGACGCCAATTGGGGGCGCGTCGTGATGGCGGTCGGCAAGGCCGGCGAGCCGGCCGATCGCGACCGGCTATCGATCGCATTCAACGGCATCCGCGTCGCGCGCAAAGGCGAGCGCGACCCCACCTATGACGAAGCCAAGGTCTCCGCGACCATGAAGCAGGAAGAGATCACCATCGATGTCGATCTCGGCCTCGGCAAGGGCCGGTCCCGCATGTGGACCTGCGATCTGACCAAGGCCTATGTCGAGATCAACGGCGATTACCGCTCATAG
- a CDS encoding probable phosphoglycerate mutase gives MPAKAIYLVRHGETEFNAQGRYQGLLDSSLTRRGREQAELIGRILAAHLGAEPDIPLHVSPLGRTRETAALLRRRCACAEPVVEPRLREVSIGAWDGLDSVEIHAEWPNALDGAGPFDWYFRSPNGESYEAASARLEAWLTEQQAPVIAVSHGLAGRLLRGVYLGLAAAQALSLSVPQDAVFRLAGGRSETLTLPAPADD, from the coding sequence ATGCCGGCTAAGGCGATCTATCTCGTCCGCCATGGCGAGACCGAATTCAATGCGCAGGGGCGCTATCAGGGCCTGCTCGATTCATCCCTGACCCGGCGCGGGCGCGAGCAGGCCGAGCTCATTGGGCGCATCCTCGCGGCCCATCTCGGAGCCGAACCGGATATCCCTTTGCATGTGAGTCCCTTGGGGCGAACGCGTGAGACCGCGGCGCTCCTGCGGCGGCGCTGCGCCTGTGCCGAGCCGGTCGTCGAGCCGCGCCTGCGGGAGGTCTCGATCGGCGCCTGGGACGGGCTCGACAGCGTCGAGATCCATGCCGAATGGCCGAACGCGCTCGACGGCGCCGGCCCCTTCGACTGGTATTTCCGCTCGCCGAACGGGGAATCCTACGAGGCCGCCTCCGCTCGCCTCGAAGCCTGGCTCACAGAGCAGCAAGCCCCCGTCATCGCCGTCTCGCACGGGCTTGCCGGCCGGCTGCTGCGTGGCGTCTATCTCGGCCTCGCGGCGGCGCAGGCGCTGAGCTTGTCGGTGCCTCAGGACGCGGTCTTCCGGCTCGCAGGCGGGCGGAGCGAAACCTTGACACTTCCCGCCCCGGCGGATGATTGA
- a CDS encoding peptidyl-prolyl cis-trans isomerase C, translated as MAISRSLLGSTLAIALISAAVPARAENAPDKIVATVNGAPIKDSDLVIAEQDLGSQLQSVPEAAKRDYLIRFLADLKLGAQAAEAAKLQDTPDFAARMQYYRDKILLDDLMVKEGAKADTPEARKKLYDDTVTKLPPETELHARHILVEDEAIAKQVAERAKKGEDFAALSKEFSKDPGSATDGGDLGWFTKDKMVKEFSDAAFKLEPGQTSDPVKSQFGWHVIKVEEKRTKPVPAFEDVKDRIGTYLVQKAQQEFLLSLREKAKIVQLDKPATPGAAGGATPAPAAPATPATPPK; from the coding sequence ATGGCAATCTCACGGTCTCTCCTCGGTTCCACACTGGCGATCGCGCTCATCTCGGCGGCGGTCCCGGCACGGGCCGAGAACGCGCCCGACAAGATCGTCGCAACCGTCAATGGCGCCCCGATCAAGGACAGCGATCTCGTCATCGCCGAGCAGGATCTGGGCAGCCAGCTGCAATCCGTGCCCGAGGCCGCCAAGCGCGACTATCTGATCCGATTTCTCGCCGATCTGAAGCTCGGCGCCCAGGCGGCCGAAGCGGCCAAACTCCAGGACACGCCGGATTTCGCCGCCAGGATGCAATATTACCGCGACAAGATCCTGCTCGACGACCTGATGGTGAAGGAGGGCGCGAAGGCCGATACGCCCGAGGCGCGCAAGAAGCTCTATGACGACACGGTGACCAAGCTGCCGCCCGAGACCGAGCTGCATGCGCGCCATATCCTGGTCGAGGACGAGGCGATCGCCAAACAGGTGGCCGAACGCGCCAAGAAGGGTGAAGACTTCGCCGCCTTGTCGAAGGAGTTCTCCAAGGATCCGGGCTCGGCGACCGATGGCGGCGATCTCGGCTGGTTCACCAAGGACAAGATGGTCAAGGAGTTCTCGGACGCAGCCTTCAAGCTCGAGCCCGGCCAGACCTCCGACCCGGTCAAGAGCCAGTTCGGCTGGCACGTCATCAAGGTCGAGGAGAAGCGCACCAAGCCGGTCCCGGCCTTCGAGGACGTGAAGGACAGGATCGGCACCTACCTGGTGCAGAAGGCGCAGCAGGAATTTCTGCTGTCGCTGCGCGAGAAGGCGAAGATCGTGCAGCTCGACAAGCCGGCGACCCCGGGAGCGGCCGGCGGCGCCACCCCGGCCCCGGCAGCGCCCGCGACCCCCGCTACTCCGCCCAAGTAA
- a CDS encoding preprotein translocase subunit SecA, protein MFGALAKRLFGSSNDRRLKTYTPLVASINALEKELESLSDDMLRARTQAFRDELAAGKTLDDILVPAFATVREAAKRTLGQRHFDVQLIGGMVLHEGSISEMRTGEGKTLVATLPVYLNALAGKGVHVVTVNDYLARRDAEWMGQIYKFLGMTVGVIVHGLEDSERHAAYACDITYGTNNEYGFDYLRDNMKYDMAQMVQRGHNFGIVDEVDSILVDEARTPLIISGPTEDRSELYVAVDALIPRLAASDVDVDEKQRTVSLTEQGNEHVEKLLAEAGLLVEGSLYDVENTALVHHSNQALRAHKLFQRDKDYIVRNGEVIIIDEFTGRMMPGRRYSDGLHQALEAKERVQIQPENQTLASITFQNYFRLYKKLAGMTGTAATEADEFQEIYKLEVVEIPTNVDVARQDHDDEVYRTSDERTRAVLREIEEAHAKGQPLLVGTTSIEKSELLAEVMKAHNFKMIDFADPNGLQPLYEAAREGRPSRLFAVLNARFHEQEAFIIAQAGAPGAVTIATNMAGRGTDIQLGGNADMRIRQALGSMEPGPERAAREAEIRAEIATFRTKVLAAGGLYVLGTERHESRRIDNQMRGRSGRQGDPGKSKFYLSLQDDLMRIFGSERMDGMLQKLGLQEDEAIVHNWINKAIERAQGKVEARNFDMRKNVLRYDNVMNDQRKVIFEQRREFMGQESVRETIDDMRHGVIDDVVHTHVPTDSYPEQWDVEGLKEALGKTLNLDAPVADWAKEEGITEEAVRERLRELADQGYARRVDSNGAELMSYVEKQVLLQALDHLWREHLVTLDQLRQVVGWRGYAQRDPLNEYKAEAFQLFNGMVAHLREAVTGQLMRVEVVMQPPPLAAPSGMEAHHIDPVTGEDEMALASLNAGDPFRAAASMLGFDPTAVAEAPPPARAAAKADPANPASWGKVGRNDSCPCGSGKKFKHCHGRFA, encoded by the coding sequence ATGTTTGGTGCATTGGCGAAGAGGCTCTTCGGCTCTTCCAATGATCGGCGGCTCAAGACCTACACCCCCTTGGTCGCGAGCATCAATGCGTTGGAGAAGGAGCTGGAAAGCCTCTCCGACGACATGCTGCGCGCCCGCACGCAGGCCTTCCGCGACGAGCTTGCCGCCGGCAAGACGCTCGACGACATCCTGGTCCCCGCCTTCGCCACGGTACGCGAGGCGGCCAAGCGCACGCTCGGGCAACGCCATTTCGACGTGCAGCTGATCGGCGGCATGGTGCTGCATGAAGGCTCAATCTCCGAGATGCGCACCGGTGAAGGCAAGACGCTGGTCGCGACGCTCCCGGTCTATCTAAACGCGCTCGCCGGCAAGGGCGTGCATGTGGTGACCGTCAACGATTATCTGGCCCGGCGCGATGCCGAATGGATGGGCCAGATCTACAAATTCCTCGGCATGACGGTCGGCGTGATCGTGCATGGCCTCGAAGATTCCGAACGCCACGCTGCCTATGCCTGCGACATCACCTACGGCACCAACAACGAATACGGCTTCGACTATCTGCGCGACAACATGAAATACGACATGGCGCAGATGGTGCAGCGCGGTCACAATTTCGGGATCGTCGACGAGGTCGATTCGATCCTGGTCGACGAGGCGCGCACCCCCCTGATCATCTCGGGCCCGACCGAGGATCGTTCCGAGCTCTATGTCGCGGTCGATGCCCTCATTCCGCGCCTTGCGGCGAGCGATGTCGATGTCGACGAGAAGCAGCGCACCGTCTCGCTCACCGAGCAGGGCAATGAGCATGTCGAGAAGCTGCTCGCCGAAGCGGGGCTCCTGGTCGAAGGCAGCCTCTACGATGTCGAGAACACCGCGCTGGTGCACCATTCGAACCAGGCGCTGCGGGCCCATAAGCTGTTCCAGCGCGACAAGGATTACATTGTCCGCAACGGCGAAGTGATCATCATCGACGAGTTCACCGGCCGCATGATGCCCGGCCGCCGCTATTCGGACGGGCTGCACCAGGCGCTCGAGGCCAAGGAGCGCGTGCAGATCCAGCCGGAAAACCAGACGCTCGCCTCGATCACCTTCCAGAACTATTTCCGCCTCTACAAGAAGCTTGCCGGCATGACCGGCACGGCCGCGACCGAGGCCGACGAGTTCCAGGAGATCTATAAGCTCGAGGTCGTCGAGATCCCGACCAATGTGGACGTTGCGCGCCAGGATCATGACGACGAGGTCTACCGCACCAGCGACGAGCGCACCCGCGCCGTGCTGCGCGAGATCGAGGAGGCCCATGCCAAGGGCCAGCCGCTGCTCGTCGGCACCACCTCGATCGAGAAGTCGGAGCTGCTCGCCGAGGTGATGAAGGCGCATAACTTCAAGATGATCGACTTCGCCGATCCGAACGGCCTCCAGCCGCTCTATGAGGCGGCGCGCGAGGGGCGCCCCTCGCGCCTGTTCGCGGTGCTGAATGCGCGCTTCCACGAGCAGGAGGCCTTCATCATCGCCCAGGCGGGCGCGCCGGGCGCCGTCACCATCGCCACCAACATGGCCGGCCGCGGCACCGACATCCAGCTCGGCGGCAATGCCGATATGCGCATCCGCCAGGCGCTCGGCAGCATGGAGCCGGGGCCCGAGCGGGCCGCCAGGGAGGCCGAGATCCGCGCCGAGATCGCGACCTTCAGGACCAAGGTGCTGGCTGCGGGCGGGCTCTATGTGCTCGGCACCGAGCGCCATGAAAGCCGGCGCATCGACAACCAGATGCGCGGCCGCTCCGGCCGTCAGGGCGATCCCGGCAAGTCCAAATTCTACCTGTCGCTGCAGGACGATCTGATGCGCATCTTCGGATCCGAGCGCATGGACGGCATGCTGCAGAAGCTCGGCCTCCAGGAGGACGAGGCGATCGTCCATAACTGGATCAACAAGGCGATCGAGCGCGCCCAGGGCAAGGTCGAAGCCCGCAATTTCGACATGCGCAAGAACGTGCTGCGCTACGACAACGTCATGAACGACCAGCGGAAAGTGATTTTCGAGCAGCGCCGCGAGTTCATGGGCCAGGAGAGCGTGCGCGAGACCATCGACGATATGCGCCACGGCGTGATCGACGATGTCGTGCATACCCATGTGCCGACCGATTCCTATCCCGAGCAATGGGATGTCGAGGGCCTGAAGGAGGCGCTCGGCAAAACGCTCAATCTCGACGCCCCGGTCGCCGATTGGGCGAAGGAGGAAGGCATCACCGAGGAGGCGGTGCGCGAGCGGCTGCGCGAGCTCGCCGATCAGGGCTACGCCAGGCGCGTCGACAGCAACGGCGCCGAGCTGATGAGCTATGTCGAGAAGCAGGTGCTGTTGCAGGCGCTCGACCATCTGTGGCGCGAGCATCTCGTGACGCTCGACCAGTTGCGCCAGGTGGTGGGCTGGCGCGGCTATGCGCAGCGCGATCCGCTCAACGAATACAAGGCCGAAGCCTTCCAGCTCTTCAACGGCATGGTGGCGCATCTGCGCGAGGCCGTGACCGGGCAGCTCATGCGCGTCGAGGTCGTGATGCAGCCCCCGCCTTTGGCCGCCCCCTCGGGGATGGAGGCCCATCATATCGATCCGG